Proteins from a single region of Hordeum vulgare subsp. vulgare chromosome 6H, MorexV3_pseudomolecules_assembly, whole genome shotgun sequence:
- the LOC123402357 gene encoding receptor like protein kinase S.2-like isoform X2 encodes MVIGLVIALVALAAGWFWHRRYMSRWQHKMQDLPKRKEIGGHPHRRSLAPISLNPTTIAIGDIASNKGHNTPKQRLQEGIAAPKQVKHMGQIQVIPGTSNATTTPSTASIEKENGQQSYSKVDVPRSFPYEELSQATGNFNENRKLGEGASGAVYEGTLAGIDTSVAIKRIKETSSDQTKKAFVNEIKIMSQLHHRNILSLKGWCEEDKHLLLIYEIMENGSLEDHLYPENGAMDTAVYGETDNDARPASHLSWLVRHNIIIGIASGLAYLHKECRVVIVHRDLKPANVMLDRNWNAKLVDFGLVTQLSHTQTSRNMDNIRGTRAYIDPAYLESGKVSEQCDVYSLGVVLLEIVCGTKPSILQSSDKHSLIEMVQDCDRSNRILDAADKGLRGQFDKKIEAVLRLGLQCVLPDHHNRPHAGRVRDRLMELLENGKVAFSTPQPSEEQFGTRTVTPVPAASLPAGWFWRGRHKSQRKHKTQGTSTEKENGQQSYSEVNVPRHFTYEELAQATSNFNEYRKLGEGAFGAVYGGTLAGIDRTVAIKKIRETTSNQTKMAFHNEIKIMRQMHHRNILSLKGWCEEDKHLLVIYEMTENGSLEDLLYPKNGAMDTAVHFGTYNNTRPSSPLSWLTRRNILIGIASGLAYLHNECPAAIVHRDLKPANVMLDRNWNAKLADFGLVTQVRHTETSRFTDNVIGTRSYIDPAYMDTGKVSGQCDVYSLGVVLLETICGEKPIILQGGNKNSLIEKVRECDDNNRILDAADKGLKGQFDKEIKAALRLGLQCVSPDNRPHAGRVRDRLTKLLEYGNTSEETKEASTVNLEALSRRCILQGEGSIMATQTYGFDEAPQSAGSMLSSSRDNDMASKLQNTTCLTIRVLQEITDNFSEKRKIGQGACGKVYRAELQNGKEIAVKVLYNNVVMIDDVQFQREFENLMRLEHHNIVRLVGYCYETQHQPIQHMGGIVFAEMTYKALCFEYMQNGSLEEHLSDEGDGLEWHTCYNIIKGAWKGLQYLHKGSDKPIYHLDLKPGNILLDKNMVPKLADFGLSKLMGDQQSIITKTLMGTIGYMPKEYFIGNIVSNKFDIFSLGVVMIKIIAGREGHSKSVDMSRRKFLDLVQRNWRDKMQETCLARRLLEAYCKQVNVCTEIALSCMDTDRHKRPNIVDIIHQLNGTEAVIDRVRSDALTRSEVALGHDTTRASRRGGGDAAHRLGTAWGWRWREQRKL; translated from the exons AAG ACTTACCAAAAAGAAAGGAAATTGGAGGCCATCCACATAGGAGAAGCCTCGCGCCAATATCTCTAAATCCTACCACCATAGCAATAGGCGATATAGCATCAAACAAAGGGCACAACACACCAAAAcaacgccttcaagaaggaattGCCGCTCCAAAACAAG TGAAGCATATGGGCCAGATTCAAGTAATACCCGGCACCTCCAATGCAACCACCACACCCTCGACTGCAAGCATAG AAAAGGAAAATGGTCAACAAAGTTATTCCAAAGTAGATGTTCCAAGGAGTTTCCCTTATGAGGAATTGTCACAAGCAACAGGTAacttcaacgagaacagaaagctTGGAGAGGGTGCTTCTGGTGCTGTCTACGAAGGTACACTTGCAGGCATAGATACAAGCGTGGCAATAAAAAGGATCAAGGAAACGTCATCAGATCAAACAAAAAAGGCCTTTGTTAACGAAATTAAAATAATGAGCCAGCTGCATCATCGGAACATTTTAAGTCTAAAGGGTTGGTGTGAGGAAGACAAACATCTACTGCTTATCTATGAAATAATGGAGAACGGTAGCCTTGAGGACCATCTTTACCCGGAGAATGGTGCCATGGATACTGCAGTTTATGGTGAAACAGACAATGACGCACGTCCGGCTTCACACCTAAGTTGGTTGGTAAG GCACAACATAATAATTGGTATAGCCTCCGGTCTAGCATACCTCCATAAGGAATGTCGGGTTGTCATTGTGCATAGGGATCTCAAGCCAGCTAATGTAATGCTGGACAGGAACTGGAATGCTAAACTGGTCGACTTTGGGCTGGTGACGCAACTCAGTCATACCCAAACCTCGCGTAATATGGACAATATCCGTGGGACTAGAGCATACATCGACCCCGCATATCTGGAGAGTGGCAAGGTATCTGAGCAATGTGATGTCTACAGCTTAGGCGTGGTACTGCTTGAGATTGTCTGTGgtacaaaaccatccatcctgcaAAGTAGTGATAAGCACAGCCTTATTGAGATGGTCCAGGACTGTGATCGGAGCAACAGAATTCTTGATGCAGCTGATAAAGGGCTCAGGGGGCAGTTCGATAAGAAGATCGAAGCTGTGTTGCGGCTCGGGCTCCAGTGTGTCCTCCCAGATCACCATAATCGTCCACATGCTGGAAGAGTGAGGGATCGCTTAATGGAGCTGCTGGAGAACGGGAAGGTAGCTTTCTCAACCCCCCAACCAAGTGAAGAGCAATTCG GTACTCGTACAGTTACACCAGTTCCGGCGGCTTCATTACCAGCAGGTTGGTTTTGGCGCGGCAGACACAAGTCACAGAGAAAACATAAAACACAAGGTACAAGCACAG AAAAGGAAAATGGTCAACAAAGTTATTCAGAAGTGAACGTTCCAAGGCATTTTACTTATGAGGAATTGGCACAAGCAACTAGTAACTTCAACGAGTATAGAAAGCTTGGAGAGGGTGCTTTTGGTGCTGTCTATGGAGGTACACTTGCAGGCATAGATAGGACTGTGGCGATTAAAAAGATCCGAGAAACAACATCAAACCAAACAAAAATGGCCTTTCATAATGAAATTAAAATTATGAGGCAGATGCATCATCGGAACATTTTAAGTCTAAAGGGTTGGTGTGAGGAAGACAAGCATCTACTGGTCATCTACGAAATGACGGAGAACGGTAGCCTTGAGGACCTTCTTTACCCTAAGAATGGTGCCATGGATACGGCAGTTCATTTTGGAACATACAATAACACACGTCCATCTTCACCCCTAAGTTGGTTGACAAG GCGCAATATACTAATTGGTATAGCCTCTGGTCTAGCATACCTCCATAATGAATGTCCGGCTGCCATCGTGCATAGGGATCTCAAGCCAGCTAATGTAATGCTGGACAGGAACTGGAATGCTAAACTGGCCGATTTTGGGCTGGTGACGCAAGTCAGGCATACCGAAACCTCACGCTTTACGGACAATGTCATCGGGACAAGATCATATATCGATCCAGCTTATATGGACACAGGCAAAGTATCTGGGCAATGTGATGTCTACAGCTTAGGCGTGGTGTTGCTTGAAACTATTTGCGGTGAAAAGCCAATCATCCTGCAAGGTGGCAACAAGAACAGCCTTATTGAGAAAGTCCGAGAATGTGATGATAACAATAGAATTCTCGATGCAGCCGACAAAGGTCTCAAGGGGCAGTTCGACAAGGAGATCAAAGCTGCGTTGCGGCTCGGGCTCCAGTGTGTCTCCCCAGATAATCGTCCACATGCCGGAAGAGTGAGGGATCGCTTAACGAAACTGCTGGAGTATGGGAATACATCAGAAGAAACTAAAGAAGCTAGCACCGTGAACCTGGAGGCTTTATCTCGCAG GTGCATACTGCAAGGTGAAGGATCGATAATGGCAACTCAAACCTATGGATTCGATGAAGCCCCACAGTCCGCAGGCTCTATGCTCTCCAGCTCAAG AGACAATGACATGGCTAGCAAATTGCAAAATACAACATGTCTAACGATCCGAGTACTGCAAGAAATCACCGATAATTTCTCCGAGAAGCGGAAAATTGGCCAAGGCGCTTGTGGAAAGGTCTATCGG GCAGAGCTTCAAAACGGAAAAGAAATTGCTGTGAAGGTTCTTTACAATAATGTGGTAATGATTGATGATGTACAATTCCAACGTGAATTTGAAAACCTTATGAGGCTGGAGCATCACAACATTGTAAGGTTAGTTGGCTATTGCTATGAAACACAACATCAACCTATTCAGCACATGGGAGGAATAGTTTTTGCTGAAATGACATACAAAGCGCTCTGTTTCGAGTATATGCAAAATGGAAGCCTTGAAGAACACCTTTCTG ATGAAGGTGATGGACTTGAGTGGCACACATGTTACAACATTATCAAGGGGGCCTGGAAGGGTTTACAATACCTTCATAAAGGATCTGATAAACCAATTTACCATTTAGACCTGAAACCAGGCAATATATTGTTAGACAAGAACATGGTACCAAAGCTTGCGGATTTTGGTTTATCAAAGCTCATGGGTGATCAACAATCCATAATCACAAAAACTCTTATGGGAACAAT TGGATACATGCCAAAGGAATACTTCATTGGAAACATCGTGTCGAACAAGTTTGACATATTCAGCTTGGGTGTTGTAATGATAAAGATAATTGCAGGCCGTGAAGGCCATTCAAAAAGTGTCGACATGTCCCGCCGGAAGTTTCTTGATCTG GTACAAAGAAACTGGAGGGACAAGATGCAGGAAACATGTCTAGCTAGGAGGCTGCTGGAAGCATACTGCAAACAAGTTAACGTGTGCACTGAGATTGCACTGAGTTGCATGGATACTGATAGACACAAAAGGCCAAATATAGTGGATATCATCCATCAACTAAATGGCACCGAAGCTGTGATTGACAGG GTGAGGTCGGACGCATTGACAAGAAGCGAAGTGGCTTTAGGTCATGACACCACAAGGGCATCACGAAGAGGTGGAGGAGATGCCGCGCACCGGCTCGGCACGGCATGGGGATGGAGATGGAGAGAACAACGAAAGCTGTAG